The sequence GGATTCCAGCTGTTTGCGCCCCTCTCTCTCTTCCACTGTGACAATCTCCAGAGCAAAGCGAGAGTGGTTGCCCCGTGGAGCAACCCCACTCATGACAAAGTTGACCTTGGAACAGTTGGCTGTGTGGAGGAGCCGGGGGAGGCGGGCATCGCGGCTGTTCTCTTCATAAGCTGTGACCTGAGGACGACGCCAATGTTGGAAGATAATTTGGCAATTTCTttccagtttgtgtgtgtgtctactAGCAAGGAGAAGGGACAAGGTGCTATCTAATTGCAAGTTAGGAATACAGCTTTATCAGCCAACTGCTGATAACGGTAATGGGGACTACAAGCTGGGCTGGGCTCCTCTGACCTTTGGGCCCCAGTAAAAGGTACCTCATGTAGCGGCCATGTCAGGTATtaggtttttattatttattttaccttttttcctgCACGCTCTCTAAAGTAATATTTTATTCACTTTCCAGTAAACATAATGTATTTTATTTCTCTGTGGTGTTTCATTGGTTCAGGTTTCAACCTGAAAATATTACCTAGCCCAATCTagccttataataataataataataataacattcgatttatatattgcccttcaggatgacttaacacccactcagagcggtttagaaagtatgtttctattatccccacaacaaaacaccctgtgaggtgggtggggctgagaaagctccagagaactgtgactagcccaaggtcacccagctggcttccagtggaggagtggggaatcaaacctggttctccagattagagtcctgtgctcttaaccactacaccaaactggctctgctgcCTTCATAACTTTGCTGGTTGGGCCAGCCTAGATGAAACCCAGCTACAGTCTGGTAAAGGCTTTCACTCACCATGTTCTGACTAGAGTCTTTTCCACAAGGGGCTTTTTCACTGGTTCcggccccatactgcatcaatttctcCCCAGAGTTCTACACACACGGTCAAAATactccaattcagtctccaaactactTCTCATTGTTGCATTCCGCACAGAGAAAGGCTGTGTCTGCTGCTCAATCgatctttccctggcttttctgcagcttttctccctgtacGCATatcctgattcccccccccccagcaaagtcaaTCTGGGGCTTTTTTGAAgcgcagaatgctttcttcggtgtgaggcctggccctggtccTACCTTTCATAGTTGCTTTGTGTATTTCAATAGAAAAGTAAATAAGGAGCTGGGATGGGTCAAAGTTCCAGTTTATTTGAAGAAAATCTCTCTACTGAGCTCTCTCACTTGGCTCAGGCCATGCTGAAGAGAAACAGAAAGTGGGTATTTCCCTTGCCTCATTCTTCCCAGAAAGTACAACATAACCATTCTACCTCTCATTGTTCTTTTCCATACTGCTGCAGGCAGAAGGGATCATCTCTTAGGCTTGTAAAGGCAGTTTGATTTTCATAACTGAATTGGGCAAGTCCAGCAAAGGGTACCAGAAttatcaacctccaggtgaggcctggagatctccaggaatcacaactgaactccagattacagagatcagttcccctggagaaaaggactgttttggagggtggactctatggcattatatctcactgagttccctccccaagccccaccttcCTCAGGTTTCACCTCCAAATTTTATTATATTCCCAGTGTGGAATTGGCAACTCTGCTCGGTATTAGTGCAAATACAAAACAGTGTACAGTGAAATATGCATGCAAATTCGTCTTCTGCAGGCATTTGGAAATGGCAAAGTTGTCCTCAGACACTCAATCTGTTTCCTGATAAATGGAAATCCTGCTCAGGTAGAGATTCTAcactttttggcccaatttgacAACCCTAAGGGCTAGAGAATTGCTTTAAAAAAGAGCCAAAATTCTCAGGATTCTGGGCTTACACCAACTGCCAAGGACAAGAAATTCCGCTTCATTCAGAGCCCCCAGGGCCCCCCAGACAATGAATCCCTGTCCCCTCACATCACCCAGACCTGACACAGTGTATGAAAAAAATCTGTGACTTGAGATAATAGGCTAATATTACCTGTGTGTGTGCAATAGTTCCCcctactacacacacacacattctgttcCTCATATCAATATCCCAGCTTTCTTCCAAGAAATTCAGGGCAGTGTACATGATCCCCtgcctttttatcctcacaagcaccctgtgaggtaggtttggctgaaagagaGACAGGGAAAAAAAAAGAGTGGCCAGCTCAAAGTtaagctttccccctcccttcaaagGGGGGTGGGGTTCAAGGATCTTATAGCCACCCTCCCAGTGCCACCTTGCCCAGGTCTCCCTAGTTTCCCCCCTCAGTTGCCCTATTTACCTGGAAGGATATACTGCCATTCCCAAAGGTTCCCTCAGGGCCTGAGGCAGCACCCCGAAATGTAGCTGTCAGCGTGGTCTTGTTCATCTTATCACCAAGGCTTTCCCAGGTGAAGTTGGCCAAATTGTAGGTAGGGTAGAACTGATCTGCAGGGACCTTGAAGAGATCTGACGTGTTGGCACCATTGTACTCAAACACCTAGAAATACCCACATTAGAAAACTATGAACATATAGCTTGTTTCCACATTTCAGTTGCTAAGACTTGCATTATCTCAAAGGATCACGATGAGCCAATAAGGGCATCTATTTAAAAAACATCTATTCTAACCAGGCATGCACATCTTTATAAGTCTGCTAGAAAATGCACAGTCTCAGACTTTGGTGCATCTCTTAAGTCTTAAAACAGCCAGCAAGGGCTCCTTGGCAGCTACCCTTCAACCCCCACATTTGTCACATGGAAAAATATTGAAGACCACAAAGTCAGCTACTGTTTAATGCAATGTATCTGCATGCTAGCACATGCAAAAGGGCAATCAGGATGCCCCGAGTTCAAATCTCCCATTGATTGTTACCTCTCTATGTAGTCTTAAGTAAACTCTGTTCTCAGACTCAGACTCCCAATTAATCCCATCAGCAAGATAATGGTTGTAACAATGGCTttccttacaggactgttgtaagaATGACGGATACAACATGATGATAATATTGCATAGGTCCTGCATGGCATGGTAGGGTCGGAAACTCCAACACCCATTGCTAGGAAGTCTGATAGCCAATGCTATCTTATGCAAAATCAAGAGCCCAAGATAGCAATTCTATGCACACTTACCTGAAAGAAAGTTGCATTGAATTTAGCagaacttgcttctgagtaaaaatACACAGGATCAATTACCAGGAACGTTCCCCTAATACAGGAGGCTTTCCCACCAGCGAAGTGTATTTGTGAGACCCAACTAACTATATTAAAAATCAGGTTCAAGAGATTGCAGTCTCTCCAACCTAAGAGTTTACAAGCAGTAACTAGGGACAACATCTTCTTGGACAGAAGGCCTCAGACTCCGTACTTCTCATTTCAGGAACTAAGCAATGATGTTCACACCACAGCTATCACTACCCTGCCACCATACACTACTGTCCCTGCTTGTGTCTGAATGACTCCCTAATATGACACCCCAATACATTTTTgtttcctggctgctgcctgaaTTTTGAGGGTCCAGAATGGAAATGAAGAAAATTGGGAGCTTCGGATCCCCTCTCTGCCGACTGACCAGCAAAGCTCATCTGAGGGAACTGTGTGCACTTCATGTAGTCATAAGCCCAGACTTATTAATGTCTctggtagggatcccattcccctggtgggggtagtGGATTCCTGCTTTCACCCACtggcccctgcctccacttacctggatggcaggggaggaaggcatcaGAATGGGGCCTCCTGGGcacgctcgggggggggggacaccacgacaacaatgtcactgacatcgttgtgccaccctgggagcactcctgtgctttgctgcaGGTTGAATTGGGCCGCAAATGGGCCAAATGGGGCCTgtctgaggcccaaattggcctgctgtggagcaggTGTGCCCCTTGCGCCTGCATGGTGACATCGttggaagtgatgttaccacACAGCCACGGGGCCACATGCGctagaaaaaaggaggaaagaaagaaggtaagagccaggtctcccccgccccctcacttggagggtaaggggacctggcaaccctagtctctgggcttgatagtgtcttcctgtgccaccctgggagcaaaCTCTTCCCTTACTTTGGAAATTGAAACCTAACCACATATCTTCCCTGAAGCAAAGTGCTTTCCCACCAGCTCCtcccaatggcagccattttgtgactgaccCTGTCCTtatggcggccattttgtgatggcaccTGCTTCTCTCTCAAAATTCTAGAAGGGCTCACAAGGTCAACAAGGTTGACAATTCCCAGACGCTCTGCAAAAACACACCTTGGAGAAGATCACTGCTGTGGAATACAGGACACTGTCAGTGGGTTCTACGTGGACGGCTCCAGAGGGAGCGGGAGAGAAGAGCTTGGTCCAGTTCACATGAAGGGTGCTGTTCTGGCTTCTTGTGTATACCAGCAGTGCTGTGGGCGCCCCAATGGTGCTCCATACATAATGGATTGTATCATTGTTGCCCACAGCCCGGATGTGCAAGAGGTTGACAGAGGAGATGTTTAAACCAGGGTTGTATTCCAGAgagacctggaaatgacatttgtGCCAAAGTTTAAGTCAGTTGCCTGTATGTGAACTCCTGCTCTAATATAACAAACCAGGATCAGGCTAGCAATATTGACTCCTCTTTCAAATGGGTTACAGAGAACAGTTTTGCCAAGCACAGGCCATGGAGGAAGGGGTCTACAGATCCATAAACTTGTTATCTTTTCCCTTGCTCTCTTTACGGTATTTCTAGTCAATGTTTGCAATTATGCTTTTGTCATaccattaaaaattaaatataggaatacaaaaagaataggtagtagaaaagagcaagagtccagtagcatctataagactaacaaaatttgtggtacggtatgagctttcgtgagtcacagctcacttcttcagatacacctggaatgtgagtccatctgtccataTATCTTGGggtgattgcagaagccaaatgacaatagccagtgaatgtagggttgctaggtcccttaaGTCTCCCAGCgggcagcctgggagtgcacGCGTCCCAAAGGGTTGAATCCAACCCCCCCATGGGCCCAACTTGTCCCGAAATGGGCCTATTGCAGGGCACGGAAGTATGCCATGGTGGGGTGCGGGGGTGTGCTGCGCCGCCTGAGGGGCACCCCAGGAGGGCACGTCCCCTGGTGGCCAGGAGGAGGAGATCCCCTACCCCCAGCGGGGGGATGGCATGCCTAGGTGAATGAAAAAAGGAgtcatgattggatagggtggggtatgcagaggggtagtaggtgtggagaaatcagcactggcaATTATGAGACAGGAAGACTAGGTATCGATTCAGTCCGGGTGAATGCATAGTTTTGAGCTTCGTTAtcaattgcaattcagcagtctctttttctaatctccctttgaaactcctctgcaggataactgctacttttagatcAGCCACTatatgtcctggaagattaaaatgtttctCCATTGGTTTTTGAATATTTTGGTTTCTGACGTCAGACttgtgtccattaattctttgtcgaagggactggccagttcgTCTAttgtagagggtggaagggcactGCTGACAGGTGATgacataaatcacattagaggatgagcaggagcatgaacccGAGACGGTATGGCTGATATTGTTGGTCCACTGGTGGTGTTGCTGGGATCTATATAAGAGCAAAGTTGgcctcttggtttgttgcaggccttggtaccagagtccatgttagcgTTAAGTAGTTAATCATTGTGGGTGGAACAAGAATATGTAGTAGTAAGTCTAACACAATAATGAAATGAGAaccaccagcagcagcctgaaCATAGCCCTTAAACATTTTTCAatgtttaaaacatatatatgccacctttccacccaaataagcCCCCCTAAGACAAACACCAAGGCATTATaatagcatttaaaatgtatatattaaaTATTCAACAGTACAAGTAAAAAcgtggaagagaaagagaaaaatcttCTGGTGTTTTACACCAAAACACCGTAAAAAACAGCTGAAAACTCCCCGTCCTGCATCCCTCCCAATTTTACAGAGTTGCTTGGCAGAACAGATCTCAGAGAGCAGACAGGCTCATACAGGCCAAGGGCTCACTCAAGTATTGGAGGCATCCAGAGATATTTAGGgcttaaaaatcaataaaagcaCCCTGAACTAGGCCAGGGAACAATCACTGCAAAGGAGCCTGATCTGGACAACACATTCTTTGTGGCAGGGTCTCTCATCTGctgttgcatttttattttagaaaagaaaaaggtgaCAAGGAAGGACTTTATAAAGGGTTTATAAAACTACACAGGGTGTTGAGAGAGTGTATATACTTCTTTCCACCTAGAATTTTAGAACTCCAATGATGGATGGGCAGTAGCTTTAAACTGAGAAAAAAGAGTACTTCTACTCACAAGACATAATGACTGCATGCCATTCACTGCCACAAGCTAGGTGGCAGTCACTGGCTCTAGGGCATTAAACCAGAAGTAAAGAAATCCATATTATTATTCTCTGAAATCCGTTCAGAGAAATCTGAACTTTTCATGAGCTtgttccttcacccagctgaggttTCCTTCTGCATTTTGATCAACGAAAGCTGGATGTATTCTCCTGACCAAAAGTCACACCACCCATTTTCTACTCTAGAGTTCACACCAAgagcatgcatctgaagaagggagctttgactctcaaaggcttataccctagaaatcttgttggtctctaagttacTATGGATTTCAAATCCTACCAAGAGTAAGCGTGAATTTAAAAAGTGcccctgagcatgtacagagcacCTTCCAACAATGTCTTCGTATGCCTCTAGGATTAGGTACACAGCTACCAGATCTGAGGGTTAGGACTAGAAGTCCCAGTAGCTGCCTTTTCAGATGTTAAAGAGCAGGGAACAAGTAGTAGTACACTCATAAGAGGAAATGAAATTACTTTTGAGCAGATTTATGAACTTTGTTCATTTAACTTGCATCAAAGGCATTGTAGACAGGCAAGCCAACtgcacccccccccgcccacacccTCTGACGTTTCCAAGAAAAATGACCACCTCAGCAGTTCTACTTCTTCCTCTGAGAAAAACAAAACTGACTTACTGCAGAGATTAAACAAATAAGGAACATTCGCTCAGTGACTTTTAATTGGGCAGggcacttaaaaaacaaaacaccataaCCTGCCTCACACCAAACAGGTAATTCCATTTGTAGTAGTTTCACGAACTTTGATTCAACTTGACAAGGAACAGTCCAATTGAATTTACTGTCACAGGTAGCCTCAAGGGAAGAAGCCGGGGAAGAAAATGAAACAGAATCACTTAGAAGAACAGcgctactggatcagaccaatggtcaaCCTAGAGCAGCATCTCCCCGTCCCAGGGGCCTGCTTgatactgcagaaagcccatgaCTAGGGCTGCAAAATAATAGTCTTCCCCTACCATTCAGTACccagaggtatactgcttctaAACATGGGGGCTCCTCATTCAGTCATAGGGGCTAATAGCTGTTGATAGACTCTCCTCCTCCGTCCTCCgcgatcctttaaaaaaatccaccctCAGCATTACGCCACATTCTGTGGCAGTAAGTTTCTCAAGGAAAAATGTGTACCTTGTGAAGACACAGCCAATTCATATATCTGGGTTCAAGGTGGGGAATTAAGTTTTGGTGCTTTTTTTTTTGTGCAAGCAGAAGTTAtaattgtattttcacttgcattttgtaatccaccttggatatcagtgagaaagagaaaggatgactataaataaataacaacaacaacaacttaaaGAGTCATAAAACTTCAGCCACAGGACAGCCGTGTGTTCACACAGTCTCTTTCTGCCTCTGCAACTGAAACAGATTTCCGCAAAAATACTAAGTCGACAAATGTCCATTTCAAATGCCAAGTAAATAAACGTTAATGCTAGATTCTGGATGTTTTGCTGTATTGAAAGGGGCAAAGAGCAAATTCATAGTGTCAGAAACCCGTGGTCGGCATGCACTGAGTTGGCATGCTCCATAGAGGCACCCCACCTGAGATCACAGGATCTGCACTGCACTGAAGCTGGGCTAAGCCccagaaccttatcaaaagtgAGGCTCATCCCAAAACATGCTATCTCCAGACTTCTCAGACTGGAGACCCACACCCTGAAAATGGGACACATCCATTGTTTTTAAACCATATATGCACACCTTTATTGGACTTTTATCTCTCCAAGGAGGAgatggtgactggcccaaaggcacCTAATAACAATAGTGTTTATAGTTCACTTTCAGTGTACCACTTAAATAGGTGCAAAGATGGTAAGCAGCCCTAATGATCTTTGATTAGGACCAATTAAAGCATCCCCTAGCAGCGAGCAAGCTTTTCAGTGCCTCAGGCTGCCCTGTCAGGCTGGAAGCTTAGGGGGGAGGGTTAAGGGGGGAGAGGAAGGCAGGAAACTGTATAAGGGCCTGACAGAGAAGCTCATGCCCTGCAGTTTGTTGTATTTTATAATGGAAAACATGGTTCTTTTCAGACCTAATTGAATTAGGTAGTGCTAGATGCAAAACAAATTTCAAGAGGCGCCAGTTTATCACGATAGAGGAGGGGAAAACCAGCAACATCTGCTTTGGACAGAAAAGCTGCATAATCAGATGGCTCATTATCTTGCAGTATATAAGAATCCCAAATTAATAGCCAGCCCCATATTGCTGATGAGGCAAGGGAGGGGCATGCCCATAGCAACAGGCAACCACCCAGATCTTCACTCACTCTCTTCAAGCTCTGGGACATACCGAGATCTGAATTCAGGTCTCCCCGCTCACAGCCCAATACACCACCCACTTTTAGTTTTACTTATTTTAGTCTCTGTGATTCTCTGTTTTTCTTCAAGCAGCTTAAAAAAGAACAGTAGCTGGCCTACTGTCGCACAGGATACTTCCAGTGAAACCACAGCCTCCCGGTGAGACCAACAAAGGAAGAGAGTGCCTCTGATCGTACACAGAGTGCATTTCTTCCTGTACAATGCCTACTTCCTTTCAATGCACTAAGGCTTCAGAGATAAGCCTCCCAGCCCGGACAGCGTAACACACGGGCAAGTGTAAGCCccagcaccttttttaaaaaagccacagaAAAGACTGTCGTTGAATCTATAAACCAATTAAACTTCTTCAAAGATAAATCTCAACAGGTGTGCCCTCTAGACAGCTGCCTGTGTCCCCGAACCTACCTTCCGCCTGTAGCCCACTGGATCCCTTGCCAAAGTCCCCACTAGCCAGAGGAGAAGCAGAAAAACACAGCTTCTCTCAACCAGCATGTTGATTCCAATGTAGCAATTCTACGCCTGGCCACATGACTCAGCACCTGATCATTCCGGTTCTTTCTTAAAAGGGCAAGGCAGGCGCCTCTTAAAGGGGCCGCGGCATGCCAGGGCCCTCAGTTGTGAGCCAAATTATTAGGATGCATTTGAATCCTTCCAGGTAGggagaatattttatttatttatttatttatttatttcaaatttgtattccgccctccccgcaagcgggctttgggcggataacaacatattaaaaatacaattaaaatacaattaaaaattcatattcattaaaaacaacacacaaaCCAAAGACGGTTTGTTTCAGTATAGGTGAGCTATTGCAGCAGAACATCAACGAAGAATCTTGACGAACCTGAAGAGGACAATGCCTCGCTGTGCAAGTCTAaagggtttagggttgccaacttccaggtggaacctggagatctcctggaattagaacggatctccagattacagagatcagctcccctagagAAATATGgcagggcagactctatggcatcaaatTCCTGacgagctccctcccctcccctaatctccaggaatttctcagcctggagttggcaaccctaaaatttgTGCCCATAATACAAAATACAGCTTTCTGCTCCTACAACAATTGCATTATTGACAAACAGAAATTCTATAAGAACAGCTTTTCCCAAGATCCAGCATAAATCCTGACAGATTTCTTTCCAGCTGAGGTGGAACTTTGTTGGTGAAGGGGGACCAACTGGGAAAAGGCCATGCTTGAGTgacttgcatgcagaaagtcccatgtTTAGTCTTTGATCTCTTGTTACTGTGGGAAGATAAACTTACTAGGGACCGGAGACTATTTGATCCTCCCACGTTACAGCCCAATATAGTGGGGAACCAACATTACCAATATGGAAGGGTTTCTGTTCAGCTAGGAATCCtgatagtgttttgccatcttctgggcatggagcaggggtcactgaggacgggaggtagttgtgaattttctgcattgtgcagggggttgaactatatgaccctggagatcccttccaattctatgattctaaagtaACCCCAGATGGATTCCTTTATTTGATTATAAAAAGGATTTATTAAAGATAGACATACAAAGGAATAGCAGCAAAAGCAATGATCAGTGCCCAGACTACAACAAACCCTGAACAAGAGAAGTCAGGCTTGCCGTCTCCTATCAGCAGGGCATAGGTAAATGCCAGTCTTTTAACCTCTAAGATCTAACATAAGGCTTTGTCAAAAGTGCATACAAAAGCAAAGGAATGGTTACTAAGGCAAAGGATAGAAAAGCTACAACAAAGAAGACGTGTGTAAAAGAGGAATGTTGTCCAGCATGTATTCCATAAGAAAAATACATTTGTTTCTGCCATGTACCAGTGAGGTGAAGTTAAAATGAGGCTGTAAGTCGTGTGTCTATGGTATGAGAGAAAACCATACGACTGGTCCAGAAAGAAAAGGCAGTTGAGATGCTCTTGCCCACAggcctcaaaaaagaaacttCAATTGGGGAGGTCTGCCTCAAGATGACCAGTGCTGTTAAGAAGGGCAGCACACAAAAGGCAGATGTGAACCAACGATTTCTTTGGGGACTCCCCTTACACTCGGGCAAACCAGATGCCATGTAAATGAAGCTGCTTAGTATGGACACTTGTGTCTCTGCATCAATTGAATATCGTGAGTTAATTTGAGCTCAGATTGGAAGTTGATATGTTTGGATATGCAGTTGGAAAATAGGGAGAATCTGATGAGCCATCACAATTGGATGGAGAATCTGTGTACCTGGGGTTCAAGGTTTAAAACTTCCCATTCCCTAACACCTTAGGTGCTAACACCATAATACAGAGAagaagtcagggctcatttcgagggggaacgcacagaaacgcagttccggcagttccccaaagaggtcacatgtcaggtggccccgcccacctgactcggccattttgggcctgtttcagcctggattggggttgaaacggctcagatcgggcctctgacgggtggtggatcactctcccactcagcagcagcccgatcctgaccattttgggccccttttttggccattttgggcccagtttcagccctgaatgcccaggattgggtccaaaacagccaggataggtgatgtcagggggtgtggcatacacaaatcagttatactaatgacacacttccggtgatggcaaggggtgtggcatatgctaatgagttatgctaatgagttccaccagctctttttctacgacatGACCCCTGAAAGAAGTAATATCCTGAGAAAACTCTTTAAGAGTATATGGCTCATATCCTGACAGCTTTGAAACAGAGGGGAAAGATACAGAGCATAGTGCCTGCATGTAGAGTTGCAATTTATAACCCAGTGCAAGATCTGAGTTTCAGGTGAGGGGATTTTCCACTCCAGTTATCTAAAGAATCCCCTGCTCTCCTGAGAACTTGTCCACTTGTTGACACCCTCCACTCAACACTATGATCCATCTTCTTCAGATGTTCAGGTGGGActtcaaagaaacaaaaaaatctgTGATTAACTCCTACCCAACATAAACTTCTGCAATCCCATTACCTATTAAGTGTTTATGATTTGTGCCAGAAACTTATAATCAGCAGTTATGTTTTGGTTGTTCAGATACTGTTAACCAATTTCCTCAAATCATCTAATTTCAGCACCCTTCCCAACTCACAGTGCATTGTGATAGAATGCTTGTGAAAATCCACCCTGTGGCAGAGAGGTATAACAGCATACTGAGgtccactttggtgtagtggttaagagcgtgggactaatctggagaactgggtttgattccccacttctccacttgaagccagctgggtgaccttggatcagccccaacacctcacagggtaattgttgttgtggggataacaacgtactttgtaaaccgctctgaatgggcattaaattgtcctgaagggtggtatataactcgaatgttattattagtcaTTGCAGTTGAAAAAGTGGACTCTCACCTGAAAGCTCACAGAGGAACTATTTTAGGTGCCATAGGATTTGTGTTTATCCTTATTTGCAGAGCTGGATTGGTAGGTGGAAACAGAGACTTAGCAGTGTTCAATGTTTAACCAGAGTTCGTCGAGTTCAAAAACAAGCTCTTGCTCCCTTGTTACAAGCTGAAAAAcccaatctccagaaattctTGGATCCAGTAATATTATCAGTGCTCTAGACAGAACAGTGCACCCATTAGCCACTCTTCAGCTTTGAAGGTTTTGACACAAGAGGTTCACTGAAAATGTGAGAGCTTGTTTTAAAATAAGACTTGATTGATTAGAAGAGGGGTTGTGCTTCAGGGGTGGGCATAGGAagactgtgtgtgttatgtgctgtcaaattgctTCCAATTTATGTTGACTttattaacaacctccaaaacatcccagcCTTAACAGACTTATAGAGATCTAGAAAACCAGAGGCTGCAGCTTCCTTtacaagccatctcattttgggtcttcctcttttcctgctcccttccacctttcctagcaatATCATCTTTTCCAGcaagttttgtcttctcatgatatgaccaaagtatgatagtttcgtcattttagcttttagggagaattcaggcttgatctagAACCAACTTATGTCTTTTTGGTCATTCTGGAGTACTCCATTAACCACTGTAAATTCGCAATATGAACTCTAGCACCTCTCCCTTTTCTGactccagcttgaacatctggcagttCTCATTCCATCTATAGTGAGAATCTTTGTTGTACAATCTTGAGCATCACTCtgcttgtgtgggaaattaatgcagTGGTCTGATAGTTGCTATG is a genomic window of Eublepharis macularius isolate TG4126 chromosome 1, MPM_Emac_v1.0, whole genome shotgun sequence containing:
- the GLMP gene encoding glycosylated lysosomal membrane protein isoform X2, whose protein sequence is MLVERSCVFLLLLWLVGTLARDPVGYRRKVSLEYNPGLNISSVNLLHIRAVGNNDTIHYVWSTIGAPTALLVYTRSQNSTLHVNWTKLFSPAPSGAVHVEPTDSVLYSTAVIFSKVFEYNGANTSDLFKVPADQFYPTYNLANFTWESLGDKMNKTTLTATFRGAASGPEGTFGNGSISFQNSGEKLMQYGAGTSEKAPCGKDSSQNMVTAYEENSRDARLPRLLHTANCSKVNFVMSGVAPRGNHSRFALEIVTVEEREGRKQLESIRSIDDEYTPTIFEMAQLVSVPRNHSTTSSFLQWKTTAYSSQHAERADTIHCQYYPLQTTNCTVPRSSIAHAYFGEDLESHHAIAAINISFGSEDGEAYEEKRYLSWSALIGFGEPPKDTFSTLVIAILAVGLGTPVVLLVGGSIAAFVSRKKRFPSVAAC
- the GLMP gene encoding glycosylated lysosomal membrane protein isoform X3 — protein: MLVERSCVFLLLLWLVGTLARDPVGYRRKVSLEYNPGLNISSVNLLHIRAVGNNDTIHYVWSTIGAPTALLVYTRSQNSTLHVNWTKLFSPAPSGAVHVEPTDSVLYSTAVIFSKVFEYNGANTSDLFKVPADQFYPTYNLANFTWESLGDKMNKTTLTATFRGAASGPEGTFGNGSISFQVTAYEENSRDARLPRLLHTANCSKVNFVMSGVAPRGNHSRFALEIVTVEEREGRKQLESIRSIDDEYTPTIFEMAQLVSVPRNHSTTSSFLQWKTTAYSSQHAERADTIHCQYYPLQTTNCTVPRSSIAHAYFGEDLESHHAIAAINISFGSEDGEAYEEKRYLSWSALIGFGEPPKDTFSTLVIAILAVGLGTPVVLLVGGSIAAFVSRKKRYSEYEPIN
- the GLMP gene encoding glycosylated lysosomal membrane protein isoform X1 yields the protein MLVERSCVFLLLLWLVGTLARDPVGYRRKVSLEYNPGLNISSVNLLHIRAVGNNDTIHYVWSTIGAPTALLVYTRSQNSTLHVNWTKLFSPAPSGAVHVEPTDSVLYSTAVIFSKVFEYNGANTSDLFKVPADQFYPTYNLANFTWESLGDKMNKTTLTATFRGAASGPEGTFGNGSISFQNSGEKLMQYGAGTSEKAPCGKDSSQNMVTAYEENSRDARLPRLLHTANCSKVNFVMSGVAPRGNHSRFALEIVTVEEREGRKQLESIRSIDDEYTPTIFEMAQLVSVPRNHSTTSSFLQWKTTAYSSQHAERADTIHCQYYPLQTTNCTVPRSSIAHAYFGEDLESHHAIAAINISFGSEDGEAYEEKRYLSWSALIGFGEPPKDTFSTLVIAILAVGLGTPVVLLVGGSIAAFVSRKKRYSEYEPIN